Below is a genomic region from Gillisia sp. Hel_I_86.
AACTGGAAATAGGGATAAAGTAGTATTAGCTACCAAAATCACAGGTCCGGGCAGTGCCATGGCTCATATTAGACCAAATCTGGGCTTTTCCAAGGCCGCGTTAAACGATGCGCTCACAAAGAGTTTAAAAAGGTTACAGACAGATTATATAGATCTCTATCAATTACATTGGCCGGAAAGGAATTCCAATTTCTTCGGAAAACGTGGGTTTGAAGACGATCCTTCTGAAGAATGGGCAGATAATTTCAAGGAAATCCTTTTCAATTTAAATGAATTTATCAAAGAAGGAAAAATAAGAAAAATTGGGCTTTCCAATGAATCGCCCTTCGGAGTGATGCGCTGCTTGGAAGAGGCCAGAAACGGCGCTCCAAGAATAAGTACGGTTCAAAACCCGTACAGCTTGCTCAATAGAAAGGATGAAATAGGCCTTACCGAAATTTATCATCGGGAAGATGTTGGCTTGTTCCCTTATTCGCCTTTGGGAATGGGCTCCCTAAGTGGGAAATATTTAAAGGATAAGAATGCAAAAGGCAGACTGACCTTATTTCCACAATATTCCCGATATGGAAATGTTCAGGCAGTCAAGGCAATTGAAAAATATACAGAGATAGCTGAAAAGCATCAATTGAATCCTTCACAAATGGCATTGGCTTTTGTAAATATGCAGCCCTTTGTTACAAGCACGATTATTGGAGCTACTACTTTAGAACAGTTAAAGGAAAATATTGGGAGCATAAAAGTTCATCTTTCCAAAAAGGTTCTTGAAGAGATCAATGAAGTGCATGAGTCCATCCCTAATCCTGCCCCTTAATTTATTGGGGCTGCCAAAGAAGAATGAAGAAAGGATGGAATCTTGGAGTTTGGGGCTTTAATATGATACCAGTCATCGGTTTTTCCTAAAATCTGGATCGTGTCCCCGGCAGGAATCTTTTGAATAATTTCAGAATTTTTAATTGAATTCGAGTTTCGTATGTTCGCTTTGTTTTTAACAACCCCTAACTGATTCCCGGGTAAAAAAGGGCTTTTTTTAGGGGGTTCATTTTCCTCCTGTTTAATAAAATGGTAGGGATTTATTGCGCCGCCAAACCTGCGATAAATTCCAAAATGTAAATGCGGGGCAGTGGTTCTGGCGTTTCCCGTATTTCCCACAAAACCCAGGGTATCCCCAGCCTTAACCTGATACTTTTTAATAGCTGCAATACTGTCCAAATGTGCATAATATAAGGATTGCCCCCTTTTGGGATCGCGCAACCACACTTGTTTTCCTCCCAAACCTTTCTCACCGCTAGAAGTTATCCTTCCATCCACGGCCGCAATTACTGGCGTGCCGCGTTTAGCAAAAATATCCACCCCTTTGTGCGACCTTTTTCCGCCATCCCGCTGGGCACCCCAAAAACTTTGCGCATCACTGTTTTTTCCACCTGCAACCGGAAAATGGTATAACGGAGACCTTTTTATTTCTATGGTAAAAAATGAACTGGCATCAATTTCTGGCTGAACCACAATTTTATAAATATTGTCTTCTTCAATTTCAACTTGTAGTGTTTGCTCTCCAAATCCTGAACTTTTAATATTTTTATAAGCTGAATCCTCCACCGAAAAAATATCGATAAAAGTTAGGGATGAGGTAGAATCCTGCTTGATTTTTACCGAAAGCAAATCTCCCCCATGAAGTTCCATTAAATAAGAATAAACCAAAAAACTTTTAGGGAAAAATCTACCAGATTCTCGATAAGGTAAACCGATGGATATACTGTCATTCTTTAGCGACTTATCTTTTTCTGACTCCCAGATTGCAAACAACTCATCACTTATTTTTAAATCCCTTTGGTAAACTTCACGTGCCGTAGGATTTGTCAAAAAATCCCTAGCTTTATCGATTTTGGAACAGCCTTCTAGAACTAAAAGGAGTAAAAACAAGTATATAATCCTACCGTGCATTCTTCAATTTTTGAGTTTTAAATCACAGTAATTATGCCATGTTAGCCAAATAAATAGCTTACCACATCTTCTATTTTTGCTACTTTTTGAATTGTAATGGCATAGTTTGTTTTTGGAAGCTTGGTTTGTGAAGAGATCATGATCGTTGCATAGCCTAATTTTTCGGCTTCAATAATACGTTGCTCTGCTCTGGTGACCGGTCTAATTTCTCCTGCCAAGCCAATTTCAGCAGCAAAACAAATGTCTTTGGGTATCGCTATATCTTCATTGGACGAGAGTATAGCAGCAATCACAGCAAGGTCTATCGCAGGATCGTCTACACTGATTCCACCGGTAACGTTCAAGAAAACATCCTTTGCCCCTAACCTAAATCCGGCGCGTTTTTCTAGAACAGCCAATAGCATGTTCAATCTCTTTGCGTTATAGCCCGTTGTAGAGCGCTGTGGCGTTCCATATACCGCAGAGCTTACCAATGCCTGGATTTCGATCATTAAAGGGCGTACGCCTTCTAAGGTCGAAGAAATTGCGGTTCCGCTTAAGCCTTCGTCATTCTTGGAGATCAATATTTCAGAGGGATTAGAGACTTCCCGTAATCCGCTGCCCAACATTTCATAGATTCCCAATTCATGGGTAGATCCAAATCTATTTTTATTGGCACGTAAAATTCTATATACATGATTCCTGTCACCTTCAAACTGCAAAACCGTATCCACCATGTGTTCCAGCACCTTGGGACCAGCTATGCTTCCTTCTTTTGTGATATGCCCAATCAAAATTACAGGCACTCCGGTTTCCTTTGCGAATTTTATTAATTCTGCAGTACATTCCCGAACTTGGGAGATGCTCCCGGGAGAGCTTTCTATATAATCGCTATGCAGGGTTTGAATGGAATCCACAATTACAATTTCCGGTTGTAAGGCTTCAATTTGCTTAAAGATGTTCTGGGTTTTGGTTTCCGTGAGAATATAGCAATTGGCAGGATTTGGATTTATTCGCTCTGCCCGCATTTTAATTTGTTGCTGACTTTCTTCTCCTGAAACATATAAAGTTTTATGACTTAGATGAAGCGAGATCTGCAATAATAAAGTGCTCTTTCCAATTCCCGGTTCCCCACCCAATAGCGTTAGGGATCCAGGAACAATTCCCCCGCCTAGGACCCTGTTCAGTTCGGCATTATTGGTATCCAATCTCGTTTCTGAAGAAACTTCGATCTCTGCAATTTTTAAAGGTTTGGAAGTTTTTTTAACCTCTCGAGTTGTGGGGGATTTCCAATCTATTTTATCTGGAGTCTGAATAACTTCTTCCACCAGCGTGTTCCACTCCTTACAAGCCGAACATTGTCCTTGCCATTTGGAATGTTGGGTGCCACAATTCTGACAATAAAAAGTGGTTTTTACCTTTGCCATAGTGCGATTATGATGAAATTTCAATTTATTATTAGAAAGGCTTAATATCCGAAATCTTGCTTGATTTTATCTGCTTTATCAAGCATAAAATCTGTTGTTAAAAAGGAAATAGGTTCTTGTCCATAGCCTCTTTGATAAATACGCATGGCTTTTTTGGGATTCCCGGTTTCTTCCTCGTACCTGGCTTCGAAATACGTAGCGAGCATAGTTGTTGGATAATGCTTTCCTGCAAGTTTTGAGAGATCATGAAGTTCTTCCCATTTTTCGGTTTTTTCTATAGCATTGTATACTGCCATAAAATCGTTTAATCTTATTTGCTTGTTAACATGAAACAAGGTCTTGATACTCTCATATTTTTCGACCAAAAAATTATAAGACGATACCGATGTTTGTAGAAGAATCCTATTATAATCGAAGATAGAAATTGGCCTGTAAACCTCGAAAATTTGCTCTATAGCTTTTGGGATGGCGTTTCCGGCCAATGTATAATGGGATGCATCGGGAAAATTATCGAAATTGTATTTTAAATTTTCATTTTTGATGTTTTTCAATTGATTATCGAAACTTAAAATGTCCTCTTTTAGAGACGGGATATCCTCTTCGGCAGTGGCAAGATAATACCAGATCTTATTTTTGGATTTGGTTAAAGCGGCTGTAACCCTATCTGCCATTTCTGGTGCAAGATCTGGGCTAATATTTATATAACCTTGAAAAAGCGGATTTTCTTTAAGCAGATAATAATTGATGAAATTCGCGGTATAATCATGCCCCACAATTACTCTAAATGGCGCTGTGCGATATTGAGCATCTAAATAGGTCATTAATTCCATGCCTATAAACTCAAAGAATTTCGCCCCGGTTTTTGAGGGTAAAAAGCGTTCGTCGTCATAAAAAGCATCTGAATCTCGGGTGTTGTTTTGTTTAATTCCAACAACGATCATCTCCGGGATATCCTCCCAATAAGAATAGAAATCTACATTTCCTGCAACAGGTTCGAATAAATAATCGCCATCCAGAACGATGAGGACAGGATAGGATTTTTCTTTGTTCTTGTCGTAATTTCGGGGAAGTTGGATTTTTAACTCTCGTTCTTCGCCTAGTTTTGAGGACTTTAAAGATTTGTAAATGGTTTGTGCTGTAAATAGGTTAGGGGCAATAAACAGACAAATTAAAAATAATGTTTTGTGCATAGGTGAGGTTTTAATTGTCACGCACAATATAGCTTTTTATTTTTTACGGTTATAAATGGGAAGGAACAAGAAAGATAGTCCCCCCACGATAATTACGAGCAGGGTTTGAGTTCCCCAAGTAATCCAACCAAAGGCTTCACCGCCCTGTTTGCTAACTCCAAAAAGCATAAGGCTAGCCCCAATAGCTATAGGATATACCCCGATTCCGCCGTTGGTTGCCGAAATAGCAAAGGAACCCACTACAAATGCCAATAAAACCACTCCCAAAGGAAGCCCAGATGTTTCGGGAACCGTAAATATCAAGGCGTAGAACATGCAAATGTACATTCCCCAAATAAAGAGGGTATGAAACAAAAATGCTCCTTTTTGTTTCATTTTAAGGATGCTTCGCATTCCTTCCAGTAGGCCTTTGGCAAATTTTTTAATTTTTTTGAAGATCCCGATTTTTGAAGATCTAATCAATTTTAAAATCAAAATCCCTACCGCGAGAAGGCCTAAAAGAATTGCAATTGTAATAAACGGATTGATATTGTTCTCTTCAAAATAAGCAAGAAGATATTCTGTTTGAAGGATCATGGTAATTGTAATTACCAGTGAAAGCATAATGAAATCGGAAATCCTTTCAGAAATTATGGTTCCGAAGGCTTTTTCAAAAGGAACATTTTCATAACTCGAAATAGTGACGCCTCTAAGTACCTCACCCGATCTTGGGATTCCGAAATTTGCAAGGTACGCTACCATCACAGCCATGAAACTGTTTGGAAATTTGGGCTTGTACCCCAATGGCTCGAGAAGGAACTTCCATCTATAGGCCCTAGAGAGATGGGATAACAAACCGCAAATCATAGAAATTATTATAAAAATTGGATTCGCAGATTTGATATTGTTCAGGAGCTCTTCCCTTTCTATGGGAGTG
It encodes:
- a CDS encoding aldo/keto reductase; translation: MKYTTLPNSDIKVSKICLGSMTWGQQNTEEEGHAQLDYALNEGVNFIDTAEMYSTPAHKDTQGSTERIIGSWFQKTGNRDKVVLATKITGPGSAMAHIRPNLGFSKAALNDALTKSLKRLQTDYIDLYQLHWPERNSNFFGKRGFEDDPSEEWADNFKEILFNLNEFIKEGKIRKIGLSNESPFGVMRCLEEARNGAPRISTVQNPYSLLNRKDEIGLTEIYHREDVGLFPYSPLGMGSLSGKYLKDKNAKGRLTLFPQYSRYGNVQAVKAIEKYTEIAEKHQLNPSQMALAFVNMQPFVTSTIIGATTLEQLKENIGSIKVHLSKKVLEEINEVHESIPNPAP
- a CDS encoding M23 family metallopeptidase codes for the protein MHGRIIYLFLLLLVLEGCSKIDKARDFLTNPTAREVYQRDLKISDELFAIWESEKDKSLKNDSISIGLPYRESGRFFPKSFLVYSYLMELHGGDLLSVKIKQDSTSSLTFIDIFSVEDSAYKNIKSSGFGEQTLQVEIEEDNIYKIVVQPEIDASSFFTIEIKRSPLYHFPVAGGKNSDAQSFWGAQRDGGKRSHKGVDIFAKRGTPVIAAVDGRITSSGEKGLGGKQVWLRDPKRGQSLYYAHLDSIAAIKKYQVKAGDTLGFVGNTGNARTTAPHLHFGIYRRFGGAINPYHFIKQEENEPPKKSPFLPGNQLGVVKNKANIRNSNSIKNSEIIQKIPAGDTIQILGKTDDWYHIKAPNSKIPSFLHSSLAAPIN
- the radA gene encoding DNA repair protein RadA yields the protein MAKVKTTFYCQNCGTQHSKWQGQCSACKEWNTLVEEVIQTPDKIDWKSPTTREVKKTSKPLKIAEIEVSSETRLDTNNAELNRVLGGGIVPGSLTLLGGEPGIGKSTLLLQISLHLSHKTLYVSGEESQQQIKMRAERINPNPANCYILTETKTQNIFKQIEALQPEIVIVDSIQTLHSDYIESSPGSISQVRECTAELIKFAKETGVPVILIGHITKEGSIAGPKVLEHMVDTVLQFEGDRNHVYRILRANKNRFGSTHELGIYEMLGSGLREVSNPSEILISKNDEGLSGTAISSTLEGVRPLMIEIQALVSSAVYGTPQRSTTGYNAKRLNMLLAVLEKRAGFRLGAKDVFLNVTGGISVDDPAIDLAVIAAILSSNEDIAIPKDICFAAEIGLAGEIRPVTRAEQRIIEAEKLGYATIMISSQTKLPKTNYAITIQKVAKIEDVVSYLFG
- a CDS encoding alpha/beta hydrolase; this encodes MHKTLFLICLFIAPNLFTAQTIYKSLKSSKLGEERELKIQLPRNYDKNKEKSYPVLIVLDGDYLFEPVAGNVDFYSYWEDIPEMIVVGIKQNNTRDSDAFYDDERFLPSKTGAKFFEFIGMELMTYLDAQYRTAPFRVIVGHDYTANFINYYLLKENPLFQGYINISPDLAPEMADRVTAALTKSKNKIWYYLATAEEDIPSLKEDILSFDNQLKNIKNENLKYNFDNFPDASHYTLAGNAIPKAIEQIFEVYRPISIFDYNRILLQTSVSSYNFLVEKYESIKTLFHVNKQIRLNDFMAVYNAIEKTEKWEELHDLSKLAGKHYPTTMLATYFEARYEEETGNPKKAMRIYQRGYGQEPISFLTTDFMLDKADKIKQDFGY
- a CDS encoding YbhN family protein, which produces MKKTTIKILKIILPLLLGVFLIWFSIRNSTPIEREELLNNIKSANPIFIIISMICGLLSHLSRAYRWKFLLEPLGYKPKFPNSFMAVMVAYLANFGIPRSGEVLRGVTISSYENVPFEKAFGTIISERISDFIMLSLVITITMILQTEYLLAYFEENNINPFITIAILLGLLAVGILILKLIRSSKIGIFKKIKKFAKGLLEGMRSILKMKQKGAFLFHTLFIWGMYICMFYALIFTVPETSGLPLGVVLLAFVVGSFAISATNGGIGVYPIAIGASLMLFGVSKQGGEAFGWITWGTQTLLVIIVGGLSFLFLPIYNRKK